The sequence GAAGTACGGCATCAGCGGCGTGATGATGTTCGACGACGAGTCGCCGACGCGGTAGGCCGCCTGCGTCAGGTCCGGCGAGATCCCGACCTGCATCAGGACCGGCACGAAGATCGGCGCGAGGAGGGCCCACTTCGCGCTCGCCGAGCCGACGAAGAGGTTCACGAACGCCGTCAGGAAGATGATGCCGACGACCGTCACGCCGCCGGGGAGCGAGAGCGCCTGCAGCCCGGCCGCCCCCTTGACCGCGAGGAGCGCCCCGATGTTCGACGCCCCGAAGGCGTGGACGAAGAGCGCGCAGAAGAACGCCATCACGACGTAGTACCCCATCCCTTGCATCGCCTTCGTCATCGCGTCCACGATGTCCTTCGAGGTCTTGAAGACGCCCGCCACGATGCCGTAGACCACGCCCGGTATCAGGAACAGCAGGAAGATCAGCGGCACGATGGACTGCATGATCGGGGCCGAGAACGAGTTGAGCGAGCCGCTCGCGTCGCGGAACGGCGAGTCGGCCGGGAGGAGCGTGAGCGTGAGGACAACGAGCCCGAGGACGAGCACACCCGTGCCCCACCAGAACGCCTTCTTCTCGCGCGGGTCGATGTACCCCATGTCGGGCTGCTCCTCGGCGTCGGAGTCGACCGGCGTCGCCGCGTTCAGGCGCGGCTCGATGATGCGGTCGGTGATGAACCAGCCGAGCAGGATGATGAGGACGCTCGAGGCCGAGGTGAAGAAGTAGTTGTTGAGCGGGTTGACGAGGATGTCCGGGTCGATGAGCTGCGCCGCGGGCTGCGTGAACCCCTGAAGCAGCGGGTCGAGCGCCGAGGGCACGGGGTTGGCGCTGAAGCCGCCCGAGACGCCGGCGAACGCCGCCGCGATCCCGGCCAGCGGGTGCCGCCCCGCCGCGTAGAAGATGATCCCCCCGAGCGGAATCACGAGCACGTACCCGGCGTCGACCGCGCTGTGGCTGATCAGCCCGACGAGGATCACGACCGGCGTCAGGAGCGCCGTCGAGGTCTTGCCGAGGAGGAGCTTGATGCTCGTGTTGAAGTACCCCGCCTCGTCCGCCACGCCGACGCCGAGCATCGCGACGAGCACCACGCCGAGCGGCGCGAAGCTCGTGAAGATGGTCACCATGTTCGACAGGAACGACGCGAGCGCCGTCCCGGTCAGCAGGTTGATCACCCGGATCGGCTCGCCCGAGCGCGGGTCGAGGTCGGCAAACTCGACGGGCGCGAGGAGCGCGGACAGGCCCCAGACGATGAAGAGCGAGATCAGGAACAGCATCGCCGGGTCCGGCAGCTTGTTGCCGATGCGCTCGATGCTGCCGAGCAGGCGGTTGACGAGGCCGGGGCGAGGTTCAGCGATTTTCGGCTCCATGCGGGGCGCGGGCTAGGTGGACGGAGGCGCGCCAAACATAGGCACACCTGACCCTTGCAGGAAAGCCTATTCGTCCCGTGCCCTTTGCCGATCTCTGCGTCCGCCGTCCACCAGAGATATAGCGCTACCGACCGAGGTCAGAAACTCAGGCGCAGCCCGACCGTGGGAGCCTGGACCCCGAGGCCAAGGTTCGCCCGGCTCATCACCGGTTCGACGGAGCCGAACCCGACGAGGGCTCCGATGGGCGGCACGCCGAGGTAGAGCAACGCGCCGAAGATCACCAGCGCAAAGTCGTCGCCGCCGCACAGGAACCCGTCGCTGCAGTCGGAACCGCTGAGCCGAACGGCACCTACTGTGATGAGCACTGCGCCGGGGAGGGCTCCAAGGCCAGCGCCAACCATCGTTCCCCGAAAGTCGCCCTCTGCCCCAAGAATCCGGCCCATGCCGTAGACGCCCAACGCTGAGGCAAGCGGGGCGAACAGCACCACGGCACCGTCGTTGGCCTCAGATGCTACAGAGACGGTCCAGACACTCGCACCAGCACCGGCAGCTAGCATGAACGTCCGCTTGGCGAACGCGCTTCCGTCCTGCGCCGCCGCGGGGGCCGTGAGCAGGACGAGCGCGAGTACGGAGGTCAGCCGTCTCACATCGCCAGTCCGCCGTCCACATGGAGAACGTGGCCGGTGATGTAGCTGGACGCGTCGGAGGCGAGGAAGAGGGCAGCGTGGGCGATGTCCTCGGGCGAGGCGGGGCGCTTGAGCGGGATGCCACCTAGCATCGCCTCCTTCGCCGCGTCGCCGAGGGCACCCGTCATGTCGGTCTCGACGTAGC is a genomic window of Bacteroidota bacterium containing:
- a CDS encoding AbgT family transporter, whose product is MEPKIAEPRPGLVNRLLGSIERIGNKLPDPAMLFLISLFIVWGLSALLAPVEFADLDPRSGEPIRVINLLTGTALASFLSNMVTIFTSFAPLGVVLVAMLGVGVADEAGYFNTSIKLLLGKTSTALLTPVVILVGLISHSAVDAGYVLVIPLGGIIFYAAGRHPLAGIAAAFAGVSGGFSANPVPSALDPLLQGFTQPAAQLIDPDILVNPLNNYFFTSASSVLIILLGWFITDRIIEPRLNAATPVDSDAEEQPDMGYIDPREKKAFWWGTGVLVLGLVVLTLTLLPADSPFRDASGSLNSFSAPIMQSIVPLIFLLFLIPGVVYGIVAGVFKTSKDIVDAMTKAMQGMGYYVVMAFFCALFVHAFGASNIGALLAVKGAAGLQALSLPGGVTVVGIIFLTAFVNLFVGSASAKWALLAPIFVPVLMQVGISPDLTQAAYRVGDSSSNIITPLMPYFPLVVVYCQRYVKSTGIGTLTSLMIPYAAAFLVAWSAFLLLYWTVGIPLGLSASYTYPAP